A DNA window from Quercus lobata isolate SW786 chromosome 2 unlocalized genomic scaffold, ValleyOak3.0 Primary Assembly chr2_unplaced_Scq3eQI_2006, whole genome shotgun sequence contains the following coding sequences:
- the LOC115972724 gene encoding probable cysteine protease RD21B — MGSYRSSLIFFLFTILAVSTALDMSIIGYDQTHVDKSSSRTDEEVMGLYEAWLVKHGKVYNALGEKEKRFEIFKDNLLFIDQHNAENRSYKLGLNRFADLTNEEYRGMYLGMKKSGLRKLSKPRSDRYVPRVGDKLPESVDWRKEGAVVDVKDQGSCGSCWAFSTISAVEGINKIVTGDLISLSEQELVDCDTTYNEGCNGGLMDYAFQFIINNGGIDTEEDYPYKANDGRCDTYRKNAKVVTIDDFEDVPVNNEKALQKAVANQPISVAIEGGGREFQLYDSGVFTGKCGTALDHGVAAVGYGTDNGVDYWIVRNSWGASWGEAGYIRMERNLVGKATGKCGIAMEASYPIKKGQNPPNPGPSPPSPVVPPTVCDNYYSCPESNTCCCLYEYGRSCFAWGCCPLESATCCDDYYSCCPQEYPVCNLKEGTCLTSKNNPFGVKALRRTPARPYWAIGSDSKSSSA, encoded by the exons atgGGTTCCTATAGATCatctttgatcttcttcttGTTCACGATATTAGCGGTATCGACAGCCTTGGACATGTCGATCATCGGGTACGACCAAACCCACGTCGACAAATCGAGTTCGAGGACCGACGAGGAAGTGATGGGTCTGTACGAGGCGTGGCTTGTGAAGCACGGCAAGGTCTACAACGCCTTAGGAGAGAAGGAGAAGAGGTTCGAGATCTTTAAGGATAATCTCTTGTTCATCGACCAGCACAACGCCGAGAACCGGTCTTACAAGCTCGGGCTGAACCGGTTCGCTGACCTGACCAACGAGGAGTACAGAGGCATGTACCTAGGTATGAAGAAGAGTGGTCTTAGGAAGCTTTCGAAGCCTAGGAGCGATCGTTATGTGCCACGTGTCGGTGATAAGTTGCCCGAGTCCGTTGATTGGAGGAAAGAAGGTGCGGTCGTTGACGTCAAAGACCAAGGGAGTTGTG GGAGTTGCTGGGCATTCTCGACAATTTCGGCTGTGGAAGGGATAAACAAGATTGTGACTGGCGATCTGATCTCACTATCAGAGCAGGAACTGGTGGACTGTGATACAACATACAATGAAGGATGTAATGGGGGTCTCATGGACTATGCCTTTCAGTTCATCATCAACAATGGTGGCATTGACACTGAAGAGGATTATCCTTATAAAGCTAATGATGGCAGATGTGACACATACCGG AAAAATGCCAAGGTTGTTACTATTGATGATTTCGAGGATGTTCCTGTTAATAACGAGAAAGCACTGCAAAAGGCAGTAGCTAACCAGCCAATAAGCGTTGCCATAGAAGGAGGTGGCAGGGAATTCCAGTTATATGACTCG GGTGTATTCACAGGAAAATGTGGGACAGCACTGGACCATGGAGTTGCTGCTGTTGGGTATGGCACAGACAATGGTGTTGATTACTGGATTGTGAGGAACTCATGGGGTGCAAGCTGGGGAGAGGCAGGTTATATTAGGATGGAGCGCAATTTGGTTGGCAAAGCAACTGGCAAATGTGGAATAGCAATGGAGGCCTCCTACCCTATCAAGAAAGGTCAAAATCCTCCCAACCCAGGCCCATCTCCACCGTCTCCAGTAGTGCCCCCAACTGTCTGTGACAACTATTACTCCTGTCCTGAGAGCAATACCTGCTGCTGTCTTTATGAGTATGGAAGATCTTGCTTTGCATGGGGATGTTGTCCACTTGAGTCTGCCACCTGCTGCGATGACTATTATTCTTGCTGCCCACAGGAATATCCCGTCTGCAATCTTAAAGAAGGCACCTGCTTGACG AGCAAGAACAACCCATTCGGAGTGAAGGCATTGAGGCGAACTCCTGCTAGACCTTATTGGGCAATTGGAAGTGACAGCAAGAGCAGCAGTGCTTAA
- the LOC115972730 gene encoding probable WRKY transcription factor 7, which yields MAVELMMGYGGDSFAGKSSEENALAVKEAASAGIQSVEKLMRLISQEQASMEVGAVADVAVDKFKRVISLLDRKRLGHARFRRAPAGASPQQKQENQEVQEPGPSNIPIPHRQKLEPVSAFKVYCPTPTPISRLPPLPNSHTHVHQQPLGLMVAKAGSLERKDGANSISFCSSPPISAGNSFVSSLTGDTESLQPSLSSGFQITNLSQVSSVGKPPLSLKRRCSSMDDGALKCGSSSGRCHCSKKRKSKIKRVTRVPAISPKMADIPPDEYSWRKYGQKPIKGSPHPRGYYKCSSLRGCPARKHVERALDDPTMLIVTYEGDHNHSHTITEANTALVLESS from the exons ATGGCTGTGGAGTTAATGATGGGATATGGGGGTGATAGTTTTGCAGGGAAAAGTAGTGAAGAGAACGCTTTGGCTGTAAAAGAAGCAGCCTCAGCTGGGATTCAAAGCGTTGAGAAGCTGATGCGATTGATTTCTCAAGAGCAAGCTTCAATGGAAGTTGGTGCTGTTGCTGATGTAGCTGTGGACAAGTTCAAGAGGGTGATTTCTTTGCTAGATAGGAAGAGACTTGGCCATGCTCGTTTTCGAAGAGCTCCTGCGGGTGCTAGTCCTCAACAGAAACAAGAAAACCAAGAGGTTCAAGAACCAGGACCAAGTAATATACCAATCCCACATCGGCAAAAATTAGAACCAGTTTCTGCTTTCAAGGTTTATTGTCCAACTCCCACACCAATTTCTAGGCTTCCTCCTTTACCAAATAGTCACACCCATGTACACCAACAACCTCTTGGTCTTATGGTAGCAAAAGCTGGATCTTTGGAGAGAAAAGATGGGGCTAATAGTATAAGTTTTTGTTCTTCGCCACCAATTTCAGCTGGGAATTCTTTTGTTTCAAGTTTGACAGGGGACACTGAGAGTTTACAGCCTTCTTTGTCTTCTGGATTCCAAATTACAAACTTGTCACAGGTTTCCTCTGTGGGAAAGCCACCTCTGTCTTTGAAGAGGAGGTGTAGTTCGATGGATGATGGTGCACTCAAGTGTGGCTCATCTTCTGGGAGATGTCACTGTTCCAAGAAaag GAAATCTAAAATAAAGAGAGTGACAAGAGTCCCTGCAATTAGCCCAAAAATGGCTGATATTCCACCCGATGAGTATTCATGGAGAAAGTATGGCCAGAAACCAATCAAAGGTTCTCCACATCCAAG GGGATACTACAAATGTAGTAGCTTGAGAGGCTGCCCTGCACGCAAACATGTGGAGCGAGCTTTGGATGATCCAACGATGCTGATTGTCACCTATGAGGGTGATCACAATCACTCCCACACTATCACAGAAGCAAACACAGCTCTTGTCCTCGAATCATCCTAG